A genomic window from Terrisporobacter glycolicus ATCC 14880 = DSM 1288 includes:
- the aroA gene encoding 3-phosphoshikimate 1-carboxyvinyltransferase — protein sequence MLKGSFELIGDKSISHRAIMFSSISKGKNKISNFLMGEDCLSTVNCFRKMGVDIEINNKEVYVNGKGLRGLKSLEDNLLLDVGNSGTTIRLMMGVLAGQNFKSTIIGDESIGKRPMKRVTDPLRQMGAIISGKDDANLTPITIEGGNLTHINYHMPVSSAQVKSSLILAGLYGDNTSFIHEKVKSRNHTEIMLKSFGADIEVNDLDIKINPVDELFNKDIYVPGDISSAAFIMVGALISENSEVLIKNVGLNDTRVGIIEVIKKMNGNIEIIDEEEICGEKVGNILVKYSPNLIGTTIDKDLIPKLIDEIPIIALLATRAEGDTIIKDASELKVKESNRIKSVVNNLNLIGGKAIELEDGMVIKGKTPLQGGKIQTFNDHRIAMSFSIANLISNNEVILDSDKCIDISFPGYFNLLKKLSK from the coding sequence ATGCTTAAGGGAAGTTTTGAGTTAATTGGAGACAAATCCATATCGCATAGAGCAATTATGTTTTCTTCCATTTCGAAAGGTAAAAATAAAATAAGCAACTTCCTCATGGGAGAGGATTGTTTATCTACAGTAAATTGCTTTAGAAAAATGGGTGTGGATATTGAAATAAATAATAAAGAAGTATATGTAAATGGAAAAGGTCTAAGAGGATTGAAATCATTGGAGGATAATTTACTTTTAGATGTGGGAAATTCAGGCACAACCATAAGACTTATGATGGGTGTTCTTGCAGGTCAAAATTTTAAGAGTACAATTATAGGAGATGAGTCCATAGGAAAAAGACCTATGAAAAGAGTTACAGATCCATTAAGACAAATGGGAGCTATTATAAGTGGAAAAGATGATGCAAACTTAACACCTATAACTATAGAAGGCGGAAATTTAACTCATATAAATTATCATATGCCAGTATCATCGGCTCAAGTGAAATCGTCATTAATTTTAGCAGGTTTATATGGAGATAATACAAGTTTTATTCATGAAAAAGTGAAAAGTAGAAATCACACAGAAATAATGCTTAAATCTTTTGGAGCAGATATTGAAGTAAATGATTTGGACATAAAAATAAATCCTGTGGACGAATTATTTAATAAAGATATTTATGTACCAGGGGACATATCTTCGGCCGCATTTATAATGGTAGGAGCTCTAATAAGTGAAAACTCAGAAGTATTAATAAAAAATGTAGGTTTGAACGATACAAGAGTGGGAATTATAGAAGTGATAAAAAAAATGAATGGAAATATTGAAATAATTGATGAAGAAGAAATCTGTGGTGAAAAAGTTGGGAATATTTTAGTAAAATATAGTCCTAATTTGATAGGAACTACTATAGATAAAGATTTAATTCCAAAGTTAATAGATGAAATTCCAATAATTGCACTTTTAGCAACAAGAGCAGAAGGAGATACTATTATAAAAGATGCATCAGAATTAAAGGTGAAAGAGAGCAATAGAATAAAATCTGTTGTGAACAATCTAAACTTAATAGGAGGTAAAGCTATTGAGCTAGAAGATGGAATGGTAATAAAAGGGAAAACTCCTTTACAAGGTGGAAAAATACAAACATTTAACGACCACAGAATAGCTATGTCATTTTCCATTGCAAATTTAATTAGCAATAATGAAGTAATTTTAGATAGTGACAAATGTATTGATATTTCTTTTCCAGGTTACTTTAATTTACTGAAGAAATTATCAAAATAA
- the aroC gene encoding chorismate synthase codes for MLRYLTSGESHGQSLITIVDGIPSNIELNIEEINEELRKRQGGYGRGGRMKIEKDKINIIGGVRGKKTIGAPISFEIKNKDFENWKKYMSPMDEVDEQEKIVKNVRPGHADLVGCLKYDFEDARNVLERSSARETASRVALGAICKQVLKNFNIEFASHVVQIGQIKDDKVYDFNYIKNNVDNSEIRCVNKDLEEKIKMKIDECKKEGDTLGGIIEVRVKNLIPGIGSYTHFDKKIDAHLAMHLMGTQAIKGVEIGLGFEASALMGSEVMDEILYNKEEGIIRKSNNLGGIEGGMTTGDEIIIRCAMKPIPTLYKPLDTININTLEKYKASVERSDSCAVPACSIVCENVVAFVICKFFLDKIGGDSLEDLKTNYNSYIKRLGDRGWKK; via the coding sequence ATGCTTAGATATTTAACAAGTGGAGAATCTCACGGACAAAGTTTAATAACTATCGTTGATGGTATACCATCAAATATAGAACTTAATATAGAAGAAATTAATGAAGAATTAAGAAAACGCCAAGGCGGATATGGCCGTGGTGGTAGAATGAAAATAGAAAAAGATAAAATTAATATAATAGGAGGAGTTAGAGGAAAGAAAACTATTGGGGCTCCTATTTCCTTTGAAATAAAAAATAAGGATTTTGAAAACTGGAAAAAATATATGTCTCCTATGGATGAAGTAGATGAACAAGAAAAAATAGTGAAAAATGTAAGACCAGGACATGCTGACTTAGTAGGTTGTTTAAAATATGATTTTGAAGATGCTAGAAATGTATTAGAAAGATCCTCAGCAAGAGAAACTGCATCAAGAGTTGCCCTAGGAGCTATTTGTAAACAAGTTCTTAAAAATTTTAATATAGAGTTTGCATCTCACGTGGTACAAATTGGACAAATAAAAGATGATAAAGTTTATGATTTTAATTACATTAAAAATAATGTAGACAATAGTGAAATTAGATGTGTAAATAAAGATTTAGAAGAAAAAATAAAAATGAAAATAGATGAATGCAAAAAAGAAGGAGATACTTTAGGTGGAATAATAGAAGTTAGAGTAAAAAACTTAATACCAGGTATTGGTTCTTATACTCATTTTGATAAAAAAATAGATGCACATTTAGCTATGCATTTGATGGGAACGCAGGCAATAAAAGGTGTGGAGATAGGACTTGGATTCGAAGCATCCGCACTTATGGGTTCAGAAGTTATGGATGAAATCTTATATAATAAAGAAGAGGGAATAATAAGAAAAAGCAATAATTTGGGGGGAATAGAAGGTGGAATGACAACGGGAGATGAAATAATCATAAGATGTGCAATGAAGCCCATACCAACTTTATATAAACCTTTAGACACTATAAATATAAATACATTGGAAAAATATAAAGCTAGTGTTGAGCGCTCAGATTCATGTGCAGTACCTGCTTGTTCCATAGTATGTGAAAATGTTGTGGCTTTTGTAATTTGCAAATTTTTCTTAGACAAAATAGGAGGAGACTCTTTAGAAGATTTAAAAACCAATTATAATTCTTATATAAAAAGGTTAGGTGATAGAGGATGGAAAAAATAA
- a CDS encoding M20/M25/M40 family metallo-hydrolase — protein sequence MELDISKRIEEIAISLTEQLSVVETTGEIGSVNKVHKIFSEMDYYKKNPGNLKFVDVPNDPWKRKSVMAILRGKKGDSKKTVVMIGHTDTVGISDYGNLKEYANKPYELTEMFKQVSIPQEAKKDLDSGDYLFGRGLFDMKTGDAIIMAIMEKISKNLDEFEGNLIFCAVCDEEGNSGGMLSCIPELVKIKEEEELEYLALLDTDYMTSEYEGDENKYVYIGTVGKLMPSFYIVGKETHVGEAFKGVDPNSISSEILKKINLNIDFCDEVEGEVSLPPISLKQRDLKPEYSVQIAKTATLFFNYATHCSTPDEVLLKMKNAADEAFQNVIDNLNNQYQRFTQISKREYKELPFKSRVLTYTELYDKVMEEMGEEAKNHMEAFEQEMLKDSSIDQRDFSLKMVEELHSLWSDKDPVVIVYFTPPYYPHIYIEGKNKKEKDLLDAVKKAVDETRTKYKIVYKKFFPYISDLSYGAAPQDPKIISALKNNMPGFGSKYHLPLEDMQKLDLPVLDIGSFGKDAHKFTERIEKEYSFKVAPTLVYKTITNLLRR from the coding sequence ATGGAATTAGATATATCAAAAAGGATAGAAGAAATTGCAATATCATTAACTGAGCAATTAAGTGTTGTTGAAACAACAGGAGAAATTGGTTCTGTAAATAAAGTTCATAAAATATTTAGCGAAATGGATTATTATAAAAAAAATCCTGGGAATCTAAAATTTGTAGATGTTCCAAATGATCCATGGAAAAGAAAATCAGTAATGGCAATACTGAGGGGAAAAAAGGGAGATAGTAAGAAAACTGTCGTAATGATAGGTCATACAGATACAGTCGGTATATCTGATTATGGAAACTTAAAAGAATATGCAAATAAGCCTTATGAATTGACAGAAATGTTTAAACAAGTGAGTATCCCACAAGAAGCAAAAAAAGATTTAGATTCAGGGGATTATCTTTTTGGTAGAGGGCTATTTGATATGAAAACTGGCGATGCCATAATAATGGCAATTATGGAGAAAATATCAAAAAACCTTGATGAATTTGAGGGAAATTTAATTTTCTGTGCAGTATGTGATGAAGAAGGAAACTCAGGTGGAATGCTTTCGTGTATACCTGAATTGGTAAAAATAAAAGAAGAAGAGGAATTAGAATATTTGGCACTTTTAGATACTGACTATATGACATCAGAGTATGAAGGTGATGAAAACAAATATGTATACATAGGTACGGTAGGAAAATTAATGCCATCGTTTTATATAGTAGGAAAAGAAACACATGTAGGAGAAGCTTTTAAGGGAGTAGATCCTAATAGTATATCATCAGAAATACTTAAAAAGATAAATTTAAATATTGATTTTTGTGATGAGGTAGAAGGAGAAGTATCTCTTCCTCCTATATCTTTAAAGCAAAGAGATTTGAAACCTGAGTACTCAGTACAAATAGCTAAAACAGCTACGTTATTTTTCAATTATGCAACTCATTGCAGCACACCAGATGAAGTACTCCTAAAAATGAAAAATGCAGCAGATGAAGCTTTTCAAAATGTTATAGATAATTTAAATAATCAATACCAAAGATTTACACAAATTAGTAAAAGAGAATATAAAGAATTGCCTTTTAAATCAAGAGTACTTACTTATACAGAACTTTATGACAAAGTAATGGAAGAAATGGGCGAAGAAGCAAAAAATCATATGGAAGCCTTTGAACAGGAAATGTTAAAAGATAGTTCAATAGATCAAAGAGACTTTTCTTTGAAAATGGTTGAGGAACTTCACAGTTTATGGTCGGATAAAGATCCTGTAGTAATTGTGTATTTTACGCCACCATATTATCCTCATATATATATAGAAGGAAAAAATAAAAAAGAAAAAGATTTATTAGATGCAGTTAAAAAAGCAGTAGATGAAACAAGGACTAAATATAAAATTGTGTATAAGAAATTCTTCCCATATATTAGTGATTTGAGCTATGGAGCAGCTCCACAAGACCCCAAAATAATAAGTGCATTAAAAAATAATATGCCAGGTTTTGGAAGCAAGTATCATTTACCATTGGAAGATATGCAAAAACTTGATTTACCTGTATTAGATATAGGAAGCTTTGGGAAAGATGCTCATAAATTTACTGAACGTATAGAAAAAGAGTATAGCTTTAAAGTTGCACCTACATTGGTGTACAAAACAATAACTAATTTATTAAGACGTTGA
- the deoC gene encoding deoxyribose-phosphate aldolase, with product MKQNIANMIDHTVLKAFSSKEDVIKVCEEAKEHGFFSVCINPTHIELAKKELEGSKVKVCTVIGFPLGANTSEVKAFETKDAIAKGAHEVDMVINIGALKDKNYDLVCNDIKAVVDAANKEALVKVIIETCYLTDEEKQIACELSVKAGADYVKTSTGFGTGGSTPEDIKLMRDVVGPNVGVKASGGVRTTEDAIKVIDAGASRIGASASISIATGEKTDTIGY from the coding sequence ATGAAACAAAATATTGCTAATATGATTGATCACACAGTACTTAAAGCTTTTTCAAGCAAAGAAGATGTTATAAAGGTTTGCGAAGAAGCTAAAGAACATGGATTTTTTTCAGTTTGTATAAACCCAACACATATAGAACTTGCTAAGAAAGAGCTAGAAGGAAGTAAAGTAAAGGTTTGTACAGTAATAGGTTTCCCTTTAGGTGCAAATACTAGTGAGGTAAAAGCTTTTGAAACAAAAGATGCTATAGCAAAAGGTGCTCATGAAGTAGATATGGTTATAAATATAGGTGCATTAAAAGATAAAAACTATGACCTTGTTTGCAATGATATCAAAGCAGTAGTAGATGCAGCTAATAAAGAAGCATTAGTAAAAGTAATAATAGAAACATGCTATTTAACTGATGAAGAGAAGCAAATAGCATGTGAATTATCAGTTAAAGCTGGAGCAGATTATGTTAAAACATCAACTGGATTTGGAACTGGCGGATCAACTCCTGAAGATATAAAATTAATGAGAGATGTAGTTGGACCAAATGTTGGAGTTAAAGCATCTGGTGGTGTTAGAACTACAGAAGATGCTATAAAAGTTATAGATGCTGGTGCATCTAGAATAGGAGCTAGTGCTTCTATATCTATAGCTACTGGTGAAAAAACAGATACTATAGGATACTAA
- a CDS encoding phosphate propanoyltransferase gives MKLPIALSNKHIHLSQADVEALFGAGYELTHKKDLSQPGQYACEEMVEVVGPKGSTKMRVLGPTRPESQVEVSLADARGLGLAVPVRQSGDVEGTPGCKLVGPKGEVELGRGVIVASRHIHMSLEDAEKFGVKDKDIVSVQTEGERALLFNNVLVRANAAFALEMHVDLEEGNAAGVKNGELVELVK, from the coding sequence ATGAAATTACCAATAGCATTATCAAATAAACATATACATTTAAGCCAAGCTGATGTTGAAGCTTTATTCGGAGCAGGATATGAATTAACACATAAAAAAGATTTATCTCAACCTGGACAATACGCTTGTGAAGAAATGGTAGAAGTAGTAGGACCTAAAGGATCAACTAAAATGAGAGTTTTAGGACCAACAAGACCAGAATCTCAAGTAGAAGTATCTTTAGCAGATGCTAGAGGACTAGGTTTAGCTGTTCCAGTTAGACAATCAGGAGATGTTGAAGGAACTCCAGGATGTAAATTAGTAGGACCAAAAGGTGAAGTTGAATTAGGAAGAGGAGTTATTGTAGCTTCTAGACACATACATATGAGCTTAGAAGATGCTGAAAAGTTCGGAGTTAAAGATAAAGATATAGTTTCAGTTCAAACTGAAGGAGAAAGAGCGCTTTTATTCAACAACGTATTAGTTAGAGCGAATGCTGCTTTCGCATTAGAAATGCATGTTGACCTAGAAGAAGGAAATGCTGCAGGAGTTAAAAACGGAGAATTAGTAGAGTTAGTTAAATAA
- the aroB gene encoding 3-dehydroquinate synthase: protein MEKIINNTCKIYVDEGYRNFQKSLCEACNVDSVEELNKIYDAYFVICDYNTYNVQLHEMMKHLKGKYVYEYIVNPGEDSKSIEDYERIMNYCVKVNLSRKSLVIALGGGVVGDLGGFVAATYMRGIDIVQIPTTLLSQVDSSIGGKTGINLGNSKNIIGAFHQPKITYINVEALKTLPEEEYLSGMGEVIKYAFIEENACEEKMNFFNFLLENSEYILDKKTSTLLKMVKICAQVKGDVVDKDEKEGNLRKILNLGHTFGHGIEKLCHISHGKAVSIGMNMAFKLSLEKNLINKEYYNQFINLCEKFNLPTTFEYENVDEVFNIMKSDKKNSFFKINLVLPVGQGQVEVFDNIEEELILKVIKECNNA, encoded by the coding sequence ATGGAAAAAATAATCAATAATACTTGTAAAATATACGTTGATGAGGGATATAGAAATTTTCAAAAAAGTCTATGTGAAGCCTGTAATGTGGATTCAGTGGAGGAATTAAATAAAATTTATGATGCTTACTTTGTAATATGTGATTACAACACATATAATGTTCAGTTACACGAAATGATGAAACATTTAAAGGGAAAATATGTTTATGAATATATAGTAAATCCTGGTGAAGATTCAAAATCCATAGAAGATTACGAAAGAATAATGAACTATTGCGTAAAAGTAAATTTAAGTAGAAAATCTTTAGTAATCGCCTTAGGAGGAGGAGTAGTTGGAGATTTAGGTGGTTTTGTGGCAGCTACATATATGAGAGGAATAGATATAGTACAAATACCAACTACACTACTATCTCAAGTAGATTCTTCCATAGGAGGAAAGACTGGAATAAATTTAGGTAATAGCAAAAATATAATAGGAGCTTTTCACCAACCTAAGATTACATACATAAATGTGGAAGCATTAAAAACTTTACCAGAAGAAGAATATTTAAGTGGCATGGGTGAAGTAATAAAATATGCTTTTATAGAAGAGAATGCTTGTGAAGAAAAGATGAATTTTTTTAATTTCTTATTAGAAAATAGCGAATACATTTTAGATAAAAAAACTTCAACCTTATTAAAAATGGTGAAAATTTGTGCACAAGTTAAAGGAGATGTTGTAGATAAGGATGAAAAAGAAGGAAATCTTAGAAAAATACTAAATCTTGGACATACTTTTGGACATGGAATAGAAAAATTATGTCATATAAGTCATGGTAAAGCTGTTTCTATTGGAATGAATATGGCATTTAAATTATCTCTTGAAAAAAATCTAATAAATAAAGAATACTACAATCAATTTATAAATTTATGTGAAAAATTTAATTTACCTACTACTTTTGAATATGAAAATGTTGATGAAGTATTTAATATAATGAAAAGTGATAAGAAAAATAGTTTCTTTAAAATAAATCTTGTTCTTCCTGTAGGTCAAGGACAAGTTGAAGTATTTGATAATATAGAAGAAGAACTTATTTTAAAAGTCATAAAGGAGTGTAATAATGCTTAA
- the nhaC gene encoding Na+/H+ antiporter NhaC gives MNEQSGRKATLFDAMIPITALMLFLGVGIFMYGASPHVPLVGATAVAGIVAVYRLGFKWKDLETSMFDSIKMAMQAILIIMIIGILIGTWIVSGVVPSMIYWGLKILSPNIFLVAAVLVCAVVSLATGSSWSTMGTVGVALLGIGQSLGIPVGLVVGSIISGAYFGDKLSPLSETTNLAPAMAGTDLFTHIKYMLYSTIPSLLICLVIYGIMGMKYSGQALDASQIELIRSTLASSFNTLSPVLLLAPVIVIGLVIFKVPAIPGLIVGAVTGIIFAIFLQGQSIGAILEAAQNGYVSQTGVALVDDLLSKGGLMNMMSTVSMTICALSLGGILEKTGMLEVIASSLLRFAKGIFGTVLCTMVTCLFTNAIAGEQYLSLVIPGRMYSKEYQKRGIHPKMLSRALEDSGTMSSPLVPWNTCGAYIAGTLGVSAFVYAPYALLNIINPIVSLILIACKIKIAKIDDEPETCLNIKDSEVNLV, from the coding sequence ATGAATGAACAAAGTGGAAGGAAAGCAACTCTATTTGACGCGATGATACCAATTACAGCTTTGATGTTATTTTTAGGTGTGGGAATATTTATGTATGGAGCATCACCTCATGTTCCATTAGTAGGTGCTACAGCAGTAGCCGGGATTGTAGCTGTTTATAGGCTGGGATTTAAGTGGAAAGATCTTGAAACAAGTATGTTTGATAGTATTAAGATGGCTATGCAAGCCATATTAATTATTATGATAATAGGTATACTAATAGGGACTTGGATAGTTAGTGGAGTAGTTCCGAGCATGATTTATTGGGGCTTAAAAATTTTATCACCAAATATATTTTTAGTAGCAGCAGTTTTGGTGTGTGCTGTGGTATCTCTTGCAACAGGTTCATCTTGGAGTACAATGGGAACAGTTGGTGTGGCTCTTTTAGGTATAGGACAAAGTTTAGGTATTCCTGTTGGGCTGGTTGTCGGTTCTATAATATCAGGTGCTTATTTTGGCGATAAATTATCACCTTTATCTGAGACAACTAACTTGGCTCCAGCAATGGCAGGAACTGACTTGTTTACTCATATAAAATATATGTTATATTCAACTATACCATCATTATTAATTTGCTTAGTTATATACGGTATAATGGGAATGAAATATTCAGGACAAGCTTTAGATGCAAGCCAAATTGAATTAATTAGATCCACATTAGCATCTTCTTTTAACACATTATCACCAGTATTATTATTAGCACCTGTAATAGTAATAGGTCTTGTTATATTTAAAGTTCCAGCTATACCAGGGTTAATAGTAGGTGCTGTAACGGGTATAATTTTCGCAATATTCTTACAGGGACAATCCATAGGTGCAATATTAGAGGCAGCTCAAAATGGTTATGTGTCACAGACAGGAGTAGCACTAGTAGATGATTTATTATCTAAAGGTGGGCTTATGAATATGATGTCTACAGTATCTATGACTATATGTGCTTTATCTCTTGGTGGTATACTAGAGAAAACAGGCATGCTTGAAGTAATTGCTTCATCTTTATTAAGATTTGCAAAAGGTATATTTGGAACAGTATTATGTACAATGGTAACTTGTTTATTCACAAACGCAATTGCAGGTGAACAATACTTGTCTCTTGTTATACCAGGAAGAATGTATAGTAAAGAATATCAAAAAAGAGGTATACACCCTAAAATGCTGTCGAGAGCATTGGAAGATAGCGGAACAATGAGTTCTCCATTGGTACCATGGAATACATGTGGTGCTTACATAGCTGGAACACTAGGGGTATCAGCATTTGTATATGCTCCATATGCATTATTAAACATCATAAATCCAATAGTATCATTAATATTAATTGCATGTAAAATAAAAATAGCTAAAATAGATGACGAACCTGAAACTTGTTTAAATATTAAGGATAGCGAAGTTAACCTAGTTTAA
- a CDS encoding alanine/glycine:cation symporter family protein produces MFNLLESITSWLWTYPVLIVLVGGGIIMTITLRFFQFTKFPFILKQTFGKILSKSSGDGTISPFQAATSALASTIGASNIVGVPIAIATGGPGAVFWMWLIGLFGCSLKYSEIILGIKYRIKNEDGEYVGGPMYYIRDGAKLPWLGTLFAFFLMIEIAPSIATQTASFVQSASTINITPIVSGIFLIAFVGFIVYGGIKRIGKISEKLVPIMASIYMIMVLIVILINVDQLPRAFALIFEGAFTAQAGFGGFAGAAVVQTIKAGAARGAYSNEAGMGTSTIAHSAAITDHPARQGLWGIFEVIVSTLMICSVSALLVLTTDVWHKFGASEAAAMPSAAIQTAFGNAFGGGIITLCMLMFVFSTIVVIIFYGEKQAEYLFGSKFSKVMRVIYLLFIIVGATMDLSKIIVLLDFTLAGVIATNMIGVLLLRKEVKEESDSFFNNKELIGSK; encoded by the coding sequence ATGTTTAATTTATTGGAGAGTATAACAAGTTGGTTATGGACATATCCAGTTTTAATAGTCCTGGTAGGTGGGGGAATTATAATGACAATTACATTAAGGTTTTTTCAATTTACAAAATTCCCTTTTATATTAAAACAAACATTTGGAAAAATACTGAGTAAGTCTAGTGGTGATGGAACAATAAGTCCATTTCAAGCGGCTACGTCAGCATTGGCTTCAACTATAGGAGCTTCTAATATTGTTGGTGTTCCTATAGCTATAGCCACAGGTGGACCTGGAGCTGTGTTTTGGATGTGGTTGATTGGACTATTTGGTTGTTCACTTAAATATTCAGAAATAATACTAGGCATAAAATATAGAATTAAAAATGAAGATGGAGAATATGTAGGTGGACCTATGTACTATATAAGAGATGGAGCTAAATTGCCATGGTTAGGTACTTTGTTTGCATTTTTCTTAATGATAGAAATAGCTCCTTCTATAGCCACACAAACGGCATCATTTGTTCAAAGTGCATCAACTATAAATATAACACCTATAGTATCGGGGATTTTTTTAATAGCATTTGTAGGATTCATTGTATACGGTGGAATAAAGAGAATAGGGAAAATATCTGAAAAGCTAGTTCCTATAATGGCTAGTATATATATGATAATGGTATTGATAGTTATACTAATAAATGTTGACCAATTACCTAGGGCATTTGCATTAATATTTGAAGGTGCATTTACGGCTCAAGCTGGATTTGGAGGATTTGCAGGAGCTGCAGTGGTTCAAACTATAAAAGCAGGAGCTGCAAGAGGAGCATATTCAAATGAAGCTGGAATGGGTACTTCTACTATAGCTCATAGTGCAGCTATAACAGATCATCCAGCAAGACAAGGACTATGGGGAATATTTGAAGTAATAGTTTCTACCCTAATGATATGTAGTGTATCTGCTCTATTAGTATTAACTACTGATGTGTGGCATAAATTTGGAGCTAGTGAAGCAGCTGCAATGCCATCAGCGGCTATACAAACTGCATTTGGTAATGCATTTGGTGGAGGAATAATAACTCTTTGCATGCTTATGTTTGTATTCTCTACAATAGTAGTTATAATTTTTTACGGTGAAAAACAAGCAGAGTATTTATTTGGAAGCAAATTTTCTAAAGTAATGAGAGTTATATATTTATTATTTATAATAGTTGGAGCAACTATGGACCTAAGTAAAATTATAGTATTATTAGATTTTACATTAGCTGGAGTAATAGCTACAAATATGATTGGTGTTTTACTTCTTAGAAAAGAAGTGAAAGAAGAATCGGATAGTTTCTTTAATAATAAAGAGTTGATAGGTAGTAAATAA
- the orr gene encoding ornithine racemase Orr has translation MYPKLEIDINKLKQNVKIISRMCHDKNISLAFVTKSFCARKEIVEKLVEEGIDYIADSRINNLKKLKDINLPKILIRIPMISELEDVIKYSDISFNSELKTIKALNEICESKNIIHNIVLMFDLGDLREGYFYEEDLFNNIENIQKFKNIKIVGIATNLTCYGAIIPSEINTGRLVEIAKNVENKFGLNLEIVSGGNSSSLDLMMNDNMPKGVTNLRIGESIVLGRETAYGKNIEGAYQDAFKLVCEVVECKEKPSVPIGEIGVDAFGNKPVYEDRGILKRAIIAIGKQDIDMDSLTPVDPFITILGASSDHMILDVTKSNQKYNIGDKVEFLLTYGGLMSSSTSEYVEKIIN, from the coding sequence ATGTACCCTAAATTAGAAATAGATATTAATAAATTAAAACAAAATGTAAAAATTATTTCTCGTATGTGCCATGATAAAAATATAAGTTTAGCTTTTGTAACTAAATCATTCTGCGCAAGAAAGGAAATAGTAGAGAAGCTAGTTGAAGAAGGTATCGATTATATCGCAGATTCTAGAATAAACAATCTAAAAAAATTGAAAGACATAAATTTACCTAAAATACTTATTAGAATACCAATGATAAGCGAGTTAGAAGATGTTATAAAATATAGCGATATAAGTTTTAATTCAGAGCTAAAAACAATAAAAGCATTAAATGAAATATGTGAAAGTAAAAATATAATTCACAATATAGTTTTAATGTTTGATTTAGGTGATTTAAGAGAAGGATATTTTTATGAAGAGGATTTGTTTAATAATATAGAGAATATTCAGAAATTTAAAAATATTAAAATAGTTGGAATAGCAACAAATTTAACGTGTTACGGTGCGATTATACCATCTGAAATAAATACAGGAAGATTAGTTGAAATAGCAAAAAATGTAGAAAATAAGTTTGGATTGAATCTAGAAATAGTATCTGGCGGAAATTCAAGTTCATTAGACTTAATGATGAACGATAACATGCCAAAGGGAGTAACTAATCTTAGAATAGGAGAATCCATAGTCCTTGGAAGAGAAACAGCATATGGAAAAAACATAGAAGGAGCTTACCAAGATGCGTTCAAACTTGTATGTGAAGTAGTTGAATGTAAAGAAAAGCCATCAGTTCCTATTGGAGAAATAGGTGTTGATGCATTTGGAAATAAACCTGTATACGAAGATAGAGGAATTTTAAAAAGGGCTATTATAGCTATAGGAAAACAGGACATAGATATGGATTCTTTAACTCCGGTTGATCCTTTTATAACAATATTAGGAGCAAGTTCAGACCACATGATACTAGATGTTACTAAAAGTAATCAAAAGTATAATATAGGTGATAAAGTAGAATTTTTATTAACTTATGGAGGATTAATGTCATCTAGCACAAGTGAGTATGTAGAAAAAATAATTAATTAG